Proteins encoded in a region of the Roseateles sp. SL47 genome:
- a CDS encoding type II secretion system protein — translation MKRNAFPRSLKAEASRQKGYSLIELSIALAIISVVIVGSLVGVQRILANNRANNLLAEIPRINAALVGAAVNSGDFSQINTLRAAALGAFSPTTVKWDASNTKVDVSNAFGGKLYIQGSTANFDGVDGEDRGYIVVATGIPNDMCATVVNGLAPLAQVMWVTPGTASTGSGSGASTNYDTPTNNANPGGLVKGPLANASVDLTKLAEECRSGTSSSREIHAFVAI, via the coding sequence ATGAAACGAAACGCTTTTCCCCGTTCCCTGAAGGCCGAGGCATCCCGGCAAAAGGGCTACTCGCTGATCGAACTCTCGATTGCGCTGGCCATCATCTCCGTCGTCATCGTCGGCTCCCTGGTGGGGGTGCAACGCATCCTGGCCAACAACCGTGCCAACAACCTGCTGGCGGAAATTCCGCGCATCAATGCGGCATTGGTGGGCGCAGCGGTCAACAGCGGCGACTTCAGCCAGATCAACACCTTGCGGGCGGCCGCGCTGGGGGCGTTCTCGCCCACCACGGTCAAGTGGGATGCTTCCAACACGAAGGTTGACGTCAGCAACGCCTTCGGCGGCAAGTTGTACATCCAGGGCAGCACGGCCAATTTTGATGGTGTCGATGGTGAAGACCGCGGCTACATCGTGGTGGCCACCGGCATCCCGAACGACATGTGCGCCACCGTGGTGAATGGTCTGGCCCCGCTGGCTCAAGTCATGTGGGTGACACCTGGCACCGCGAGCACCGGGTCAGGCTCGGGCGCAAGCACCAACTACGACACTCCGACGAACAACGCCAATCCAGGTGGCTTGGTCAAGGGTCCGTTGGCCAACGCCAGTGTTGACCTGACGAAACTGGCCGAAGAATGCCGCTCGGGCACGAGCAGCTCGCGCGAGATCCACGCCTTCGTCGCCATCTAA